The sequence GCGCGGCGCCGCCCGGCTGCTCACCGGGTTCAGCATCGTGATGGCGCTGTGCAGCGCGGTCAGCCTCGGCCTGATCGGCGTCGTCGGCACCGCGCAGCTCCCCGGCAACCCGCTGCCCGACAGCTGGTCCGACCCCGAGGTCAGGGACGCCCTGCCCTGCCACGAGACGGTCGGCACGGCGGCGCTGCTCGCCCTCGCCGTCGTCCTGCTCGCGGTCGGCCGCACCCTGGTCCGGCACCTGCGGATCCGCGCCCGCGCCCGGCGCGCCCTCGGCCGGGCCCTGCCCGCCGCCTCCGACGTCGCGCTGCTCCCCGACCCGGCGCCGTACGCCTACGCGCTGCCCGGCTCGCCCCGCTCGCCCGGGCGGGTGGTCGTCTCCACCGGCATGCTCGACGGCCTGGCCGAGGACGAGCGGGCCGCGCTGCTCGCCCACGAACGCGCCCACCTCACCCACCGGCACCACCGCCACCTGCTGGCCACCCAGCTGGCCGGCTGCGTCAACCCGTTCCTGCGGCCG comes from Streptomyces sp. TLI_053 and encodes:
- a CDS encoding M48 family metalloprotease, whose product is MGFFVFLPLVLPLTALPIARLTEQHLHPRGAARLLTGFSIVMALCSAVSLGLIGVVGTAQLPGNPLPDSWSDPEVRDALPCHETVGTAALLALAVVLLAVGRTLVRHLRIRARARRALGRALPAASDVALLPDPAPYAYALPGSPRSPGRVVVSTGMLDGLAEDERAALLAHERAHLTHRHHRHLLATQLAGCVNPFLRPLHRAVAYSAERWADEESAQAVGDRRVTARAVARAALAARTAPAAYTVFPAFAAPGPAPGPVPRRVAALLGPVPTARNWPPARTPAGLAALVAALGTAASALSALNAAVALLLILKAVTPL